CCTGAGATTGCAACACTGGCAAGACTGCATAATGATGCCAACATGATTTCTATGCCGGCAAGATTTATATCAAAAGAACTGGCGATTGAAATTGTAGATAAATTTCTTTCAACAGAATTTGAAGGTGGAAGACACCAAAACAGAGTTGATAAGATTGCTGTTTGCTAAATATACTGAGGCCTGTAATTTATTGCAGGCCTTATTTATTTTTTATTTGTACATTTGCAGTGTTCAATAGAAATAACATTCTATACTTCTCCTGAACCTTTGTAATATTTAAAAGATATTTTATAGAAGGTTTTTCTCTTTTCTTCTCCAAATTTGTATTAAATTTATACAAAACTAAAGCTTCCGTTATAAAGTAGATTTAGAAAAATTAAGATTAAATTAAACATTAAGGTTTGATGAAAATAAAAGGATCTGCAGTATTATTTTTTACGATCAGTTGTTTCCATGCCCAAGAGATCACGGATCGTAATGCCTTTAAAAAATGCAGAGAAGAATTCAGTAAAAAAACGTGCCTTTCTGATAAGGATGAAGACAGAGTACCATTTTATATGGATCTCTGCCCTGAGATATCAGGACCAGAACTGAATAATGGTTGTCCCTGGCCGGATACAGACGATGATGGAATTATAGATAAAGATGATGCCTGTCCTACTGTAGCAGGACCCATGGAAAATAATGGATGCCCATGGCCGGATACAGATGGTGATGGAATTTTAGATAAAGATGATGACTGTCCTACGATACCCGGGGATGCGGAAAGCAAAGGCTGTAAGACGATTCCTACTCCAAAAAGGTTTACTGAAGAAGAGTTGCAAAAAATAAAGAGTGATTTTTTAGCTAATAATAAACATATTAATTATCATGCATTAGCAGATTTTATTTTCAAAAAAATAGAGGGAAAGGATCTAAAAAATAAAGTGCTTTATCTTTCCATGTATAGAAAATTTGAAGCGGGTTGTGGGATGGACAGATCTGATAATTCAGCAGGGAATATGGTACAGCAATTGATATTTCAATCATTCTGGGATGAGAGAAATTTTAAGAAATTTGCCAATCTTTTTCCTGATAAAATGATTCTTCCAATAGGAAGACCCCGTATTTTTGATTATGAAAGTATAGAAAATATAAAAGGTCTCAAAGGAGTACCTAAACTAGAAACGAAATATGGAACGGTTTATAATGCAAAAGGAAAATTTGCAGGAATACCGAATTCTAATGAGAAAATGATTCCAGACAGTGATAAAATGGATCTTTTTGTATATGTTCAAGACAATAAGGTTGCCATTTCTCTGAATAAAAAAGATTTTTATTTTAAATGTAAAAGTTCAAAAATAGTAGAGATCACAGAGTCGGAATATAACAATTAAAAAAAATTAAAATGCCAAAAAAAAGAAAATATATAAGTCATAAAAATGATTTGAAAATGATGGAGATCGGAAGATTGATCCTTCGTTTCATGAATGCAAATGCATCAAAAATTTATAATTATAAGCAGATCGCTGACGGAATAGATTACAAAAACCCAAGACAAAGGGAGCTTGTCATTCAGGCACTGCATAAACTTCAGGGTTCTGAAAAGATTAAAGAAGTAGAAAAAGGAAAGTATATCGTCAATCTGAAAATAGAAGGGACGTTAACAGGAATTATCGATTTCAACCAAAGCGGAAATGCTTATGTAAATGTAGAAGGATTAGAGACTGATGTTTTCGTTCATGCCAAAAATGTAAAGGATGCCCTTCAGGGAGATAAGGTTCTTATTATAACTTATCATTATAAAGGAAAGAAAATGGAAGGGTCTGTTTTGGAAGTTTTGGAAAGAAACAGAACAGAGTTTGTAGGGACTTTTCAGAAAGTAGCGCACAAGGATTTTGGATTTGTAGTTTGTGATAAAAAATCAATCAATACAGATATCTTTATTTCGAAAGCAAACTTCAATGATGCTCAGGATGGTGATAAGGTAATTGTGAAGATGACTGAATGGAAACCCGGAGATAAAAATCCTGAAGGAAAAATCACACAGGTATTGGGTGCTCCGGGAGAACACGAAACAGAGATCCACTCTATTCTTGCTGAATATGGTTTACCTTATGAATTTCCTCAGGAAGTAGAATTGGATGCAGATAAAATAGACAGAAGCATTACAGATGAAGAAGTAGCAAAACGTTGGGATATGCGTTCTATTTGTACGTTTACTATTGACCCTAAGGATGCGAAAGATTTTGATGATGCCCTATCAATTAGAAAACTGGAAAATGGAAACTGGGAAATCGGGGTTCATATTGCTGATGTATCTCATTATGTAGTTCCGGGAACAATTCTGGATGATGAAGCGTATCAGAGAGCAACTTCGGTTTATTTGGTGGACAGAGTTGTACCGATGTTACCGGAAGTGTTAAGTAATGATGTATGTTCTCTTCGTCCACATGAAGATAAATATACCTTTTCAGCAGTTTTTGAACTGAATGATCAGGCAGAAATCCAAAAGCAGTGGTTTGGAAGAACGGTTATTCATTCCGACAGAAGATTTACTTATGAAGAAGCTCAGGAACGTATTGAAAGCGGGCAGGGAGATTTGGCTGAAGAGATTAATACTCTTGACAAATTAGCGAAGATCATGCGTAACGAACGTATCAGAAACGGAGCTATTACATTTGACAGAAGTGAAGTAAGATTCAACCTGGATGAAAATAATGAGCCAATTGGGGTGTACTTTAAAATCAGTAAAGACTCCAATCACCTGATTGAGGAATTCATGCTTTTAGCCAACAAAAAAGTATCTGAATTTATTTCTTTAACAAGAAAAGGAGAAATCACTAATAATACTTTCATTTACAGGGTCCATGATGATCCGGATCCTGCTAAGTTAGAATCATTAAGAGATTTTGTCTCTACGTTCGGATATAAAATGAACCTTGCCAATACCAAAAAGGTTGCAGAGTCTTTAAATAAACTTCTTCATGACGTCAAAGGAAAAGGAGAAGAAAATATGATCGAAACCCTTGCGATGAGAAGTATGAGCAAAGCGGTATATTCTACAGAACCTATCGGACACTACGGTCTTGGTTTTGCCTATTATAGTCACTTTACCTCTCCTATCCGTCGTTATCCTGATTTGCTTGCTCACCGTCTTCTTCAGCACTATCTGGATGGAGGAAAATCTCCAAGCAGACAAGAATTGGAAGAAAAAGCAAAACACTGCAGTTCCATGGAAAGATTAGCTGCTGATGCAGAAAGAGATTCCATCAAGTTTATGCAGGTGAAATTTATGGAAAAACACCTTGGTGAAACTTTCACAGGAGTAATTTCCGGAGTGGCAGAATTTGGATTCTGGGTAGAAATTCCTGAAAACGGAGCTGAAGGTCTTATCAAATTAAGAGATTTAGTAGACGATTCTTACATGTATGATGCCAAAACACACGCAGTATACGGAACAAGACATGGAAATAAATATCAATTGGGAGATCAGGTTCAGATCAAAGTAGTAAAAGCGAATCTGATCCAAAAACAATTAGACTTTAAGATTGTTGAGTAAAATCAAACAGCAAAAATTCATAATAAAAGAGGTTGTTCCTAAGCTGGAATGACCTTTTTATTTTTAGAAAATTAAAAAAAATGTGCTTTAAACCAGATCCGTTTTTTCATACTATCAAAACTTCCCTCCTCCCCGATTCCCGCTTCATTTCTAAAAATCATGTCTCAAATACCAGATAAAATAAAAGTTGATATATCACATCTTTATTGAATAATTAAATCATAAAGTATAACTTTGTATAAAACGGAATGAATTTTTTTCATTTTAAAATTTATTAAATGCTTGAACTTGTACTATCTGCCATTATTTTAGGATTCATGTTGAGTCTGGTTTTTATAGGACCTATATTTTTCCTGTTAATAGAGACCAGTTTCTCAAGAGGCCCAAAACATGCCTTATCATTGGATCTTGGAGTCATCACTGCAGATTTACTGTGTATTGTAGCAGCATATTATGCCAGTGCAGATATTGTTACCTTAATAGATAAACATCCGGGCTTTTATAGGATCACTTCTATTCTTATTTTTATATATGGAATTGTAATGCTGGTAACAAAGACCAAAATGCACATGCCTGGTGAAGAGAAGATCATTAGCCAAAACTATATTAAGACCTTTTTCAATGGTTTTTTCTTTAATCTTTTAAATGTTGGGGTCATCCTTTTTTGGCTGGTAACGGTAATTTCTGTGAGAAATCAATATCCGGATACCAGCAGTTTTATTTTATATATAAGCATTGTAATAGGAACTTATCTGGGCATTGACCTTGCCAAGATATTTTTGGCTAAACAGTTTCACGATAAACTTACCCAAAAACTGGCCAACAGGATCAGAAGAGTTGTAGGAGTGATTCTTATCGTTTTCAGTTTCTTTATCTTCCTGCAGAGCTTTAAGAAGTTCAATCAGTTTGACAGGCAACTGGAAGAAGCTGAGAAAAAAGAAGTAAAATATCAACAAACAAAATGAAAAAAATTATCTTTCCAAAAGCTCTTAAAAAAGGAGCTAAAATAGCTGTTATTTCCCCTGCAGGAGCTGTAGATGCTTCCCAACTCGAAAAGGGAATAGAATTAATTAAAAGTAAAGGATTTGAACCTGTTTTAGGGGAACACCTTTATACCAAATTTTCAAACGGATACAATTACGCAGGAACAGAAAAGGAAAGAATAAAAGATATCAATTGGGCTTTAAATGATAAAGAGATTGGTGCCATCTGGGCTTCAAGAGGCGGTTACGGATGTCAGCACCTGATCCAGCACCTGAAACTGAAAAATTTTACCGAAAATCCAAAATGGTATATTGGCTATTCCGATAATACGGTTATACAAAGCTATCTGTTGAAAAAAGGGTTTGCTTCCATCCACGGACAAACCATCAAAACCTCCAGTTTTGGGGTTACCGATGATAGTTATGATTTAATCTTCGATATTTTAAAAGGAAAAACGCCTAAATACAGCCTAAAATCTCACCCATTAAATAAACAGGGTAATATTGAAGGAGAATTAGTTGGAGGGAATTTAGCCCTTATCTATGCTCTTCTGGGGACCAAATATTCTTTTGACTTTAAAGATAAAATCTTATTTATTGAAGATATCGGTGAAAACTTTTATGCTCTAGATCGTATGATGATGAGTCTTGAGCTTGCAGGTGTTTTTAATAAAATCAAAGGACTTATCGTAGGAGGAATGACCAATATGGGTGATGAAAAAGACAACAATGATTATGAATCCAGCTTTGATGAATTTGCCTACAAACTGATCTCTGAAAGAATTTCAAAATATAAATTCCCTGTAGTATTCGGTTTTCCAAATGGACATATCAAAGATAACCGCCCTCTTTTAATTGGCGGGACGGTTACAATAAAGATTGGTGATAAGACAAAGATTGAGTTTTAGTAAGAATTAATCCCTACCCCCGGATTTACTTGGGTAAACTACTTTTCCATCTTTATTAATGATTACAGGAGCTGAAGTGGCGGTTGAGTTTATTGGAAATTTCCATTTTTCTGCGCCATTGCTTTCTAAGAAAGCATATACAAAGTTTGAACCGCCACCACCAACAAATACTGTGGCATCTGTTGAAACAGATTCTGCACTATTAGAATAAATTGTTTTTTGCCATTTTATGTTTCCTGTCTGCTTATCCATAACAGTAATATTTCCCGAACTGGAATTTGCAGAAACATAGTTTTCATTGACAAATGGGCTGCTCGAATATTTACCTGAATTATAAGATTGCCAAATGATATCTCCTGTTAAAGCATTTAATTTGTATAAATAATTTTGATCGGTTATATATAAATATCCATCTAAAATTGTAGGAGAAGAAGATTCAAGAGAGCTTCCAAGCTGCTTTTTCCAATTTAATTCACCTGTTACTTTATTAATGTTATAAATATATCCATTTCTATTCCCGATATAGAGGTTATTTTGTACTATTGAAGGCGAAGAGGAATTAAAAAAACTACCTGCATAATATTTCCATTTCAGTACTCCATTACTTTGATCCAATGCATAAAGATAACCATCATCACTCCCAAAATAAACGATTTCTCCGGAGACTGTTGGACTTGAACTAACGTTAAAATCAGTTTTATATTTCCATTTTAATTCTCCTGTTGCAGCATTTAAGGCATAAAAGTTATCATCATCACTGCCAAAGAAAACGGTATTGTTAGAAACATACACGCTTGATTCAATCGCTTCCCCTGCTTTGAATTTCCATATGAGTGTTCCATTAGTTGCGTCAAGAGCATACAAATATTCATCTGTACAACCCACATATAATACGTTATTATTATAAAAAGCAGTACTATATTGAAACGTTCCTTTAGTCACAGGAAAAGACCATTTTAGCTGACCACTTTGAGAGTCAAGTGCATAATATTTATTTTGCCCGCCAATGAACATGACGTTCTTCGTGTAATTAGTTGGATTTTCGGTAGTATCTTCAGATGAAGAGCAGCTCATTGCGCATGTTAATATAATGCAG
This Chryseobacterium sp. G0162 DNA region includes the following protein-coding sequences:
- the rnr gene encoding ribonuclease R; the encoded protein is MPKKRKYISHKNDLKMMEIGRLILRFMNANASKIYNYKQIADGIDYKNPRQRELVIQALHKLQGSEKIKEVEKGKYIVNLKIEGTLTGIIDFNQSGNAYVNVEGLETDVFVHAKNVKDALQGDKVLIITYHYKGKKMEGSVLEVLERNRTEFVGTFQKVAHKDFGFVVCDKKSINTDIFISKANFNDAQDGDKVIVKMTEWKPGDKNPEGKITQVLGAPGEHETEIHSILAEYGLPYEFPQEVELDADKIDRSITDEEVAKRWDMRSICTFTIDPKDAKDFDDALSIRKLENGNWEIGVHIADVSHYVVPGTILDDEAYQRATSVYLVDRVVPMLPEVLSNDVCSLRPHEDKYTFSAVFELNDQAEIQKQWFGRTVIHSDRRFTYEEAQERIESGQGDLAEEINTLDKLAKIMRNERIRNGAITFDRSEVRFNLDENNEPIGVYFKISKDSNHLIEEFMLLANKKVSEFISLTRKGEITNNTFIYRVHDDPDPAKLESLRDFVSTFGYKMNLANTKKVAESLNKLLHDVKGKGEENMIETLAMRSMSKAVYSTEPIGHYGLGFAYYSHFTSPIRRYPDLLAHRLLQHYLDGGKSPSRQELEEKAKHCSSMERLAADAERDSIKFMQVKFMEKHLGETFTGVISGVAEFGFWVEIPENGAEGLIKLRDLVDDSYMYDAKTHAVYGTRHGNKYQLGDQVQIKVVKANLIQKQLDFKIVE
- a CDS encoding LysE family translocator, which codes for MLELVLSAIILGFMLSLVFIGPIFFLLIETSFSRGPKHALSLDLGVITADLLCIVAAYYASADIVTLIDKHPGFYRITSILIFIYGIVMLVTKTKMHMPGEEKIISQNYIKTFFNGFFFNLLNVGVILFWLVTVISVRNQYPDTSSFILYISIVIGTYLGIDLAKIFLAKQFHDKLTQKLANRIRRVVGVILIVFSFFIFLQSFKKFNQFDRQLEEAEKKEVKYQQTK
- a CDS encoding LD-carboxypeptidase, with the translated sequence MKKIIFPKALKKGAKIAVISPAGAVDASQLEKGIELIKSKGFEPVLGEHLYTKFSNGYNYAGTEKERIKDINWALNDKEIGAIWASRGGYGCQHLIQHLKLKNFTENPKWYIGYSDNTVIQSYLLKKGFASIHGQTIKTSSFGVTDDSYDLIFDILKGKTPKYSLKSHPLNKQGNIEGELVGGNLALIYALLGTKYSFDFKDKILFIEDIGENFYALDRMMMSLELAGVFNKIKGLIVGGMTNMGDEKDNNDYESSFDEFAYKLISERISKYKFPVVFGFPNGHIKDNRPLLIGGTVTIKIGDKTKIEF
- a CDS encoding PQQ-binding-like beta-propeller repeat protein, with protein sequence MSCSSSEDTTENPTNYTKNVMFIGGQNKYYALDSQSGQLKWSFPVTKGTFQYSTAFYNNNVLYVGCTDEYLYALDATNGTLIWKFKAGEAIESSVYVSNNTVFFGSDDDNFYALNAATGELKWKYKTDFNVSSSPTVSGEIVYFGSDDGYLYALDQSNGVLKWKYYAGSFFNSSSPSIVQNNLYIGNRNGYIYNINKVTGELNWKKQLGSSLESSSPTILDGYLYITDQNYLYKLNALTGDIIWQSYNSGKYSSSPFVNENYVSANSSSGNITVMDKQTGNIKWQKTIYSNSAESVSTDATVFVGGGGSNFVYAFLESNGAEKWKFPINSTATSAPVIINKDGKVVYPSKSGGRD